One window of the Halobacillus litoralis genome contains the following:
- a CDS encoding AMP-binding protein: MPLLEETVGELLERQAESYPDHEALVYPEKNLRKTYSEFNEMTNEVAKGLMALGIDKGEHMAVWSDNKPEWLLSQFASGKMGGVLVTVNTNYRAQELEYLLKQSDASTLILAEDFKGTSYINILKEICPELETSEKGDLQSARLPFLKNVVVLSEKSHRGCYTWQDLLDMGLTISDEELNERKRSLSYRDVINMQYTSGTTGFPKGVMLSHYNIVNNGNQVADCMRLTEEDRLCIPVPFFHCFGCVLGTMAAVSKGTTMVILEQFDPEKVLRAVKEEKCTALHGVPTMFIAELNHPDYEELKPTTLRTGIMAGSTCPMEVMKSVIDDMGAEEITIAYGQTESSPVITQTKADDPIDLRVSSVGRVHPNVEVKVIEPATGEEVEPGIPGELCTRGYLVMEGYYKNEEATSAAIDPDGWLHTGDIAVMDESGYVEITGRIKDMIIRGGENVYPREIEEFLYQHPDVLDVQVVGIPDEKYGEEIMAWIIPKQNVSIDESDIREFCSGKISKHKIPRYITFTEEYPMTASGKIQKFRLREDALEMMNLKS; the protein is encoded by the coding sequence ATGCCACTTTTAGAAGAGACAGTTGGTGAATTGTTAGAAAGGCAAGCGGAGTCATATCCCGATCACGAAGCACTTGTATATCCCGAAAAAAATTTGAGAAAAACGTATTCAGAATTCAATGAGATGACGAATGAAGTTGCTAAAGGACTGATGGCCCTGGGAATTGACAAAGGGGAACATATGGCCGTTTGGTCAGATAACAAACCTGAATGGCTTCTATCTCAATTCGCTTCAGGGAAAATGGGTGGTGTCTTAGTAACCGTAAACACTAACTATCGGGCACAGGAACTGGAGTATCTTCTGAAACAGTCGGATGCATCGACATTGATTTTAGCCGAAGATTTCAAGGGGACGTCCTACATCAATATCCTGAAAGAAATCTGTCCTGAACTTGAAACTTCAGAAAAAGGAGATTTACAAAGCGCCCGCCTACCCTTTTTGAAGAATGTCGTTGTTTTAAGCGAAAAATCCCATCGTGGATGCTATACCTGGCAGGATCTGCTCGACATGGGCCTGACCATCAGTGACGAAGAATTGAATGAACGGAAACGGTCGCTTTCCTACAGAGATGTCATTAACATGCAGTACACTTCTGGGACTACAGGTTTTCCTAAAGGGGTCATGCTGAGTCATTACAACATTGTCAATAATGGAAACCAGGTGGCCGATTGCATGCGTCTGACAGAAGAAGACCGTTTGTGCATCCCTGTCCCATTTTTCCACTGTTTCGGTTGTGTGTTAGGCACAATGGCTGCTGTATCTAAAGGAACTACGATGGTCATTTTAGAACAGTTCGATCCAGAGAAAGTGTTGCGTGCGGTCAAGGAAGAAAAATGCACCGCCTTGCATGGTGTCCCGACGATGTTCATCGCTGAGTTGAACCATCCAGACTATGAAGAGTTGAAACCGACGACGTTGAGAACAGGCATCATGGCTGGATCCACTTGTCCAATGGAAGTGATGAAAAGTGTGATTGATGATATGGGAGCAGAAGAAATTACGATTGCTTACGGGCAAACAGAGTCTTCACCAGTCATCACGCAAACAAAAGCCGACGACCCGATCGATCTTCGCGTAAGCAGCGTTGGCCGTGTACATCCAAATGTAGAAGTGAAAGTCATCGAACCTGCTACAGGAGAAGAAGTTGAACCCGGTATTCCCGGCGAACTATGTACTCGAGGATATTTGGTGATGGAAGGGTATTACAAAAATGAAGAAGCGACGAGTGCTGCGATAGACCCTGATGGCTGGCTCCATACCGGAGATATTGCTGTTATGGATGAAAGCGGTTATGTTGAAATCACCGGACGGATCAAAGATATGATCATTCGCGGTGGTGAGAACGTATACCCGAGAGAGATCGAAGAATTCTTATATCAGCATCCTGATGTCCTGGACGTTCAAGTCGTCGGTATTCCAGATGAAAAATATGGGGAAGAGATCATGGCGTGGATTATTCCTAAACAAAATGTATCCATTGATGAAAGCGATATCAGAGAATTTTGTTCTGGTAAAATCTCTAAACATAAAATTCCACGGTACATTACATTCACGGAAGAATATCCGATGACAGCGAGTGGGAAAATCCAGAAATTCAGACTTAGAGAAGATGCATTAGAAATGATGAATCTGAAATCTTAA
- a CDS encoding acyl-CoA dehydrogenase: protein MNFELTKEQEMTRKMVRDFAENVIGPRAVDIDRNAEFPQDIFEEMGKLGLLGIPFPEEYGGSGGDTTSYALAVEEIGRVCGSTGLSYAAAVSLGASPIYYFGTEDQKHEFLIPLAKGEALASFGLTEPNAGSDAGGTKTRAELKGDHYVINGEKCWITNAEYARSITVTAVSGKRDDGKNIISAFIVPKDSPGMTITSPYEKMGVRGSNTSEIVLEDVKVPKENILGDPQKGFKQFLHTLDGGRISIAALAVGIAQASLDRALAYAKERKQFGQPISKFQAIQFKLADMAMEVELARNMVLKAAWLKDQGKNFTKESAYAKLFASETAFRSANQAIQIHGGYGYMREYEVERFLRDAKLLEIGEGTSEIQRMVIARQLGC, encoded by the coding sequence ATGAATTTTGAATTGACGAAAGAACAAGAGATGACTAGAAAAATGGTTCGCGATTTTGCTGAGAACGTCATTGGTCCGAGGGCGGTGGATATTGATAGAAATGCAGAATTTCCGCAGGACATTTTTGAAGAGATGGGAAAACTTGGTTTGCTGGGCATTCCTTTTCCTGAAGAATATGGAGGATCGGGAGGCGATACGACCAGCTATGCTCTGGCTGTAGAAGAAATAGGCAGAGTGTGTGGTTCGACAGGTCTCAGCTATGCTGCTGCTGTCTCGCTCGGTGCCAGCCCGATTTACTATTTCGGTACAGAAGATCAAAAACATGAATTTCTGATCCCGCTTGCAAAAGGGGAGGCCCTTGCTTCCTTTGGATTGACTGAACCGAATGCGGGTTCTGACGCAGGAGGAACGAAAACACGTGCCGAATTAAAAGGGGACCATTATGTCATTAATGGGGAAAAGTGTTGGATTACGAATGCTGAATATGCGAGGTCCATCACTGTTACAGCCGTTTCTGGTAAAAGGGATGACGGAAAGAACATCATTTCCGCATTCATTGTTCCAAAAGATTCACCGGGCATGACGATTACAAGTCCTTACGAAAAAATGGGTGTCCGGGGCTCCAACACATCTGAAATTGTCTTAGAAGATGTCAAAGTACCGAAAGAAAATATCCTTGGCGACCCACAAAAAGGCTTTAAACAGTTTTTGCACACCCTTGATGGCGGACGTATTTCCATAGCAGCGTTAGCGGTGGGAATCGCTCAAGCCTCCCTGGATCGTGCATTGGCGTATGCGAAAGAGAGAAAACAGTTCGGGCAGCCGATTTCTAAATTTCAGGCGATCCAGTTCAAGCTAGCCGACATGGCGATGGAAGTCGAACTTGCGCGGAACATGGTGTTAAAAGCGGCCTGGTTGAAAGATCAGGGGAAAAACTTCACGAAAGAATCCGCTTATGCCAAACTGTTCGCCTCTGAAACTGCTTTCCGATCGGCAAATCAGGCGATTCAGATTCACGGTGGGTATGGCTATATGAGGGAATATGAAGTTGAGAGATTTTTGCGCGATGCGAAGCTGCTTGAAATCGGTGAAGGGACATCTGAAATCCAACGTATGGTCATTGCCCGTCAACTTGGTTGTTAA
- a CDS encoding TetR/AcrR family transcriptional regulator: MSDLKEKIIQTSLELFDQQGFHGVTVNQIVQASNTSKGGFYHHFQSKDELLFVIHDTFITYVLKEAHAANVIHTSPIPKVQAIIQAFVQVFDLYKPHISVFYQESLYLKPAYEEKIKGKRDEFKRMIFHVIKEGQEEGYFRKELPVEITGMAILGMVNWIYKWYKREGSYTINQIAEVFTDLVLHFLLPGRVDEDYLNHMLKVPFFYESE; this comes from the coding sequence ATGAGTGATTTGAAGGAGAAGATCATACAGACATCCTTAGAATTATTCGACCAGCAAGGTTTCCACGGGGTTACGGTCAATCAAATCGTGCAGGCGTCCAATACATCTAAAGGCGGTTTTTATCACCACTTTCAATCAAAAGACGAACTACTATTTGTCATCCATGATACGTTCATTACATATGTCTTGAAAGAAGCTCATGCCGCCAACGTCATCCACACCTCCCCAATACCTAAAGTCCAGGCGATTATCCAGGCGTTTGTCCAGGTATTTGATTTATATAAACCGCATATCTCGGTTTTTTATCAGGAAAGCCTTTACTTAAAGCCCGCCTATGAGGAAAAAATCAAAGGTAAAAGAGATGAATTCAAACGGATGATCTTTCACGTCATCAAGGAGGGTCAGGAGGAAGGATACTTCCGTAAAGAATTACCTGTTGAAATTACAGGCATGGCGATTTTGGGTATGGTCAACTGGATTTACAAATGGTATAAGCGTGAAGGCAGTTATACGATCAATCAAATCGCAGAAGTTTTTACCGATTTGGTTCTGCATTTTTTGCTGCCGGGTAGAGTAGATGAAGATTATTTGAATCACATGCTTAAAGTTCCTTTTTTTTACGAAAGCGAGTAA
- the parC gene encoding DNA topoisomerase IV subunit A translates to MAEAEKFLDLPLEEVLGDRFGRYSKYIIQERALPDVRDGLKPVQRRILYAMHHEKNTHDKAYRKSAKTVGTVIGNYHPHGDTSVYDAMVRLSQTWKVRKSLVEMHGNNGSVDGDPPAAMRYTEARLSAISSELLRDIEKQTVEFIPNFDDTQEEPTVLPAKFPNLLVNGSTGISAGYATEIPPHNIGEVIDAVIMKIDKPAAEVSELMTKLKGPDFPTGGIIQGVDGIKKAYETGKGKIVVRGRAEIQQQRGGREHIVIEEIPFEVNKASMVKRMDELRIDKKVEGITEVRDETDRTGMRVVIELKKDANSEGVLNYLYKHTDLQISYNFNMVAIHDRTPKLLSLPMMLDSYIQHQKEVVTRQSIFDLNKAKKRAHIVEGLMKAISILDDVITTIRGSKDKADAKQQLIAKYDFTEEQSEAIVTLQLYRLTNTDITALQSEADELQKQIDYLEKLLASEREMMKVIKADLRSMKKQYNDERMTNIEDEVQELKVDLEVTVASEEVLVSVTKHGYIKRTSLRSYAASNGEDFALKDGDHLLRLYEINTTDTILLFTNLGKYLFLPVHKLPDIRWKDLGQYISNIVQVEKDEYIVEAIPVREFKDDQYLIFFTKNGMVKKSDLKLYQAQRHSKALVAVNLKKDDEVVDVHLTGGNSELFIASNKAYGLWYHEEEVNTVGQRAAGVKAITLKEGEEVVSGQVFNASEDPSILISTHRAAVKRMRLKEFERTTRGKRGVIMLRELKKDPHRLIDVHLVQRNDQVLLMTDKEETVEVNTMDFKVNDRYSNGSYVLDTEQKGKLVEAWIKPGYEIPFDTEANESD, encoded by the coding sequence TTGGCTGAGGCAGAAAAGTTTTTAGATTTACCATTAGAGGAAGTTCTCGGAGACCGCTTCGGGAGATACAGTAAATATATTATTCAAGAACGTGCTCTTCCGGATGTCCGGGACGGGCTGAAACCCGTGCAGCGCCGTATTTTGTATGCGATGCACCATGAAAAGAATACCCACGATAAGGCTTATCGTAAGTCTGCGAAGACCGTCGGTACAGTTATAGGTAATTATCACCCGCATGGTGATACATCTGTCTATGATGCGATGGTGCGTTTGAGTCAGACGTGGAAAGTCCGTAAATCGTTAGTTGAAATGCACGGGAACAACGGCAGTGTGGATGGTGATCCACCTGCTGCTATGCGTTATACGGAAGCAAGGCTTTCAGCCATATCTTCCGAACTGCTTAGAGATATCGAGAAACAGACCGTCGAATTCATCCCTAACTTTGATGATACTCAAGAAGAACCTACCGTGTTACCAGCGAAATTTCCTAATTTACTCGTAAATGGTTCAACAGGGATCTCCGCTGGTTACGCAACAGAGATTCCTCCTCATAATATCGGGGAAGTCATCGACGCCGTAATCATGAAAATCGATAAACCTGCAGCAGAAGTCTCTGAATTAATGACGAAACTGAAAGGACCGGACTTTCCGACGGGTGGCATTATCCAAGGTGTCGATGGGATCAAGAAGGCTTATGAAACCGGTAAAGGGAAAATTGTCGTGCGTGGGCGTGCGGAAATCCAGCAACAGCGCGGTGGACGTGAACACATTGTGATTGAGGAGATTCCATTTGAAGTCAACAAAGCAAGTATGGTCAAACGCATGGACGAACTTCGTATCGACAAGAAAGTGGAAGGAATCACTGAAGTCAGAGATGAGACAGACCGTACAGGCATGCGTGTGGTCATTGAGTTGAAGAAAGATGCGAACAGTGAAGGTGTGCTCAATTACCTTTACAAGCACACAGATCTTCAGATTTCTTACAATTTCAATATGGTAGCGATCCATGACCGCACTCCGAAACTTTTAAGTTTACCGATGATGCTGGACTCTTATATTCAACACCAGAAAGAGGTTGTAACAAGACAGTCGATTTTTGATTTGAATAAAGCGAAGAAACGTGCCCATATCGTCGAAGGTTTGATGAAAGCCATCTCCATTTTGGATGATGTCATTACAACGATCCGTGGTTCCAAAGACAAAGCGGATGCTAAACAGCAGCTAATCGCCAAGTATGACTTCACCGAGGAACAATCAGAAGCGATTGTGACATTGCAGCTTTATCGCTTGACGAATACAGATATTACAGCACTGCAATCAGAAGCGGACGAATTGCAGAAACAAATCGATTACTTAGAGAAGTTATTAGCTAGTGAACGTGAAATGATGAAAGTCATAAAAGCTGATCTCCGTTCGATGAAAAAACAATACAATGATGAACGGATGACAAACATCGAAGATGAAGTCCAAGAGCTGAAGGTCGATCTTGAAGTGACCGTCGCAAGTGAAGAGGTCTTAGTTTCAGTTACGAAGCATGGGTACATTAAACGGACAAGCCTGCGTTCGTATGCAGCTTCGAATGGAGAAGACTTTGCCTTGAAAGATGGTGATCATCTCCTTCGTTTATATGAAATCAACACAACTGATACCATTCTTTTATTTACGAACCTCGGCAAGTATCTGTTTTTACCCGTTCATAAACTTCCTGATATACGGTGGAAGGACTTAGGACAGTATATTTCAAATATAGTCCAGGTTGAAAAAGATGAGTATATAGTGGAAGCCATACCGGTAAGGGAATTCAAGGATGATCAATACCTTATATTCTTCACGAAAAACGGAATGGTCAAGAAGAGTGACTTGAAGCTGTATCAAGCTCAGCGTCATTCGAAAGCCCTTGTTGCGGTTAATTTGAAAAAAGATGATGAAGTCGTCGATGTCCACCTCACAGGAGGCAATTCAGAACTGTTCATTGCTTCGAATAAGGCTTATGGTCTTTGGTATCATGAAGAAGAAGTCAACACAGTCGGCCAACGAGCTGCAGGTGTAAAAGCGATTACTTTGAAAGAAGGCGAAGAAGTCGTATCAGGCCAAGTGTTTAACGCTTCTGAAGATCCTTCAATTCTGATTTCCACACACAGAGCAGCAGTTAAACGGATGCGCTTGAAAGAGTTCGAACGGACGACACGCGGAAAACGGGGAGTAATCATGCTGAGGGAATTGAAAAAAGATCCTCACAGACTGATTGATGTGCATCTCGTTCAACGTAATGATCAAGTACTTCTCATGACAGATAAGGAAGAAACCGTTGAAGTCAATACGATGGATTTCAAAGTGAATGATCGTTACAGTAACGGATCTTACGTGTTGGATACAGAACAAAAAGGCAAACTGGTTGAAGCCTGGATCAAACCTGGTTATGAAATTCCTTTTGATACAGAAGCGAATGAATCAGACTGA
- the parE gene encoding DNA topoisomerase IV subunit B — protein sequence MSNQNQTYSDDSIQVLEGLEAVRKRPGMYIGSTDHRGLHHLVHEIVDNAIDEALSGFGQQMTVKLHKDGSVSVQDEARGMPTGMHKTGKPTPEVILTVLHAGGKFGQGGYKSSGGLHGVGASVVNALSEWLEVHICRDGEKFYQRFENGGVAVTSLENKGATRKTGTTIRFKPDPSIFSVTKFDFETLSERLREAAFLLKGFRIILIDERKETVREEYQYNDGLESFVSYLNEEKDTLHPVVSFEGNHGDIEVDFAFQFNDGFAENILSFVNNVRTKDGGTHESGAKTAITRIFNDYAKRAQLLKEKDKNLEGNDIREGFTAIISARIPENLLQFEGQTKSKLGTSEARSGVDGVVAEQLSYFLEENPDTASMLIKKAIKAKEAREAARKAREDARSGKKKKRKDSLLSGKLTPAQSKNAQKNELYLVEGDSAGGSAKQGRDRKFQAVLPLRGKVINTEKAKIADIFKNEEISTIIHTIGAGVGGDFTLEDCNYDKIVIMTDADTDGAHIQVLLLTFFFRYMRPLVEAGKVFIALPPLYKVSKGKGKKEKAEYAWDEEGMQKILKEFKNGYSIQRYKGLGEMNADQLWETTMNPESRTLIRVTIDDLARVERRVTTLMGDKVEPRRKWIESHVAFGLEDEANILENDKIQS from the coding sequence TTGTCGAATCAAAATCAAACCTATTCAGATGATTCCATACAAGTACTAGAGGGATTGGAGGCAGTGCGGAAGCGGCCCGGAATGTACATCGGGTCGACGGACCATCGCGGACTCCATCATTTGGTCCATGAAATTGTTGACAATGCGATCGATGAAGCATTGTCTGGATTCGGCCAGCAAATGACTGTCAAGCTCCACAAAGATGGAAGTGTATCGGTTCAGGACGAAGCCCGTGGAATGCCGACGGGGATGCATAAAACCGGTAAGCCGACACCTGAAGTCATCTTGACCGTTCTTCACGCTGGAGGTAAATTCGGTCAGGGAGGATACAAATCCTCAGGTGGACTTCATGGGGTTGGAGCATCGGTCGTCAATGCTTTATCCGAATGGTTGGAAGTCCATATATGTAGAGATGGAGAAAAGTTTTACCAGAGATTCGAGAACGGGGGTGTAGCTGTAACATCTCTTGAAAATAAAGGGGCTACTAGGAAAACGGGGACAACGATCCGGTTCAAGCCCGATCCTTCCATATTTTCAGTGACCAAGTTCGATTTCGAAACCCTTTCTGAGCGATTAAGGGAAGCCGCATTCCTTTTAAAAGGCTTTCGGATCATTCTGATAGATGAACGGAAAGAAACCGTGAGAGAAGAATATCAATACAACGATGGCCTCGAGTCCTTCGTCAGTTACTTGAACGAAGAAAAAGATACGCTGCACCCAGTTGTTTCTTTTGAAGGAAATCACGGGGATATTGAGGTCGATTTCGCATTTCAATTCAACGATGGTTTTGCCGAAAATATTCTTTCCTTTGTGAATAATGTCCGTACAAAAGATGGCGGAACCCATGAATCCGGAGCAAAAACGGCTATCACTCGGATTTTTAATGATTATGCCAAACGGGCGCAGTTGCTAAAAGAAAAGGATAAAAATCTTGAAGGAAACGATATCAGAGAAGGTTTTACAGCCATAATATCAGCAAGAATACCTGAAAATCTCTTGCAGTTCGAAGGTCAAACGAAAAGTAAACTGGGGACATCCGAAGCGCGTTCAGGAGTCGATGGTGTCGTAGCTGAACAACTCTCTTATTTCCTGGAAGAAAACCCTGACACAGCCTCTATGTTGATTAAGAAGGCCATCAAAGCGAAAGAAGCCCGGGAAGCGGCTCGTAAAGCCCGTGAGGATGCCCGCTCGGGAAAGAAAAAGAAACGTAAAGATTCATTGTTGAGCGGTAAGCTGACACCTGCTCAATCTAAGAATGCGCAAAAAAATGAGCTGTATTTAGTCGAGGGTGACTCAGCTGGCGGGTCAGCGAAACAGGGGCGGGATCGCAAGTTTCAGGCTGTTCTCCCGCTGAGAGGAAAAGTCATCAACACAGAAAAAGCGAAAATTGCGGATATATTCAAGAACGAGGAAATCTCTACCATTATCCATACGATCGGTGCAGGTGTGGGAGGAGACTTCACCCTTGAAGACTGCAATTACGATAAAATCGTGATTATGACAGATGCCGATACAGACGGCGCTCATATTCAAGTCCTGCTCTTGACTTTCTTTTTCCGGTATATGCGGCCGTTAGTGGAGGCAGGTAAAGTATTCATCGCTCTTCCACCACTATACAAAGTATCCAAAGGTAAAGGAAAGAAAGAAAAAGCAGAATATGCCTGGGACGAAGAAGGCATGCAGAAAATTCTTAAAGAGTTTAAAAATGGTTATTCGATCCAACGTTATAAAGGTTTAGGTGAAATGAATGCAGATCAACTCTGGGAGACAACGATGAATCCAGAGTCGCGTACATTGATTCGTGTTACTATCGATGATCTTGCACGTGTAGAACGTCGTGTTACGACATTGATGGGGGATAAAGTTGAACCTCGCCGTAAATGGATTGAATCCCACGTCGCTTTCGGTCTTGAAGACGAAGCGAATATTTTAGAAAACGACAAAATTCAATCGTAA
- a CDS encoding CoA-binding protein, with the protein MAFQNPSNEEIKKVLAESKTIAVVGLSDKPHRTSYQVSEAMQAAGYKIIPVNPTISEALGEKAVSRLSDIDEPVDIINVFRKSEHLPEVAEEAKEIDAKAFWAQLGVFHNQAYETLKDSSKLVIMDVCIKVAHSIYR; encoded by the coding sequence ATGGCTTTTCAAAACCCATCCAACGAGGAAATAAAAAAAGTTTTAGCGGAATCGAAAACGATAGCGGTAGTCGGTTTATCAGACAAACCTCACCGCACTTCATATCAAGTAAGCGAAGCAATGCAGGCTGCAGGTTATAAAATCATTCCTGTCAATCCGACAATTTCTGAAGCTTTGGGCGAAAAGGCAGTCAGCCGATTAAGTGACATCGACGAGCCGGTTGATATCATCAATGTCTTCCGGAAGTCTGAACATTTACCGGAAGTAGCCGAGGAAGCGAAAGAGATTGATGCGAAAGCATTTTGGGCACAGCTGGGCGTCTTTCATAACCAAGCTTATGAAACGTTGAAGGATAGTTCTAAACTTGTCATCATGGACGTTTGCATCAAAGTTGCACACTCGATTTATCGTTGA
- a CDS encoding ABC transporter permease/substrate-binding protein: MIGFINVFMQRQNVLWEKIWEHLQISIIALVIATLISVPLGLLLTRKQKVAEPIIGVTAILQTIPSLAVLAFLIPFFGIGQTPAIIALAAYGLLPILRNTYTGIKEVNPALQEAATGMGMNSFRRLSRVELPLAMPVIMAGIRTSMVLIVGTTTIAALIGAGGLGDLILLGLDRGGDVNLILLGAIPAALLAIILDLILRLFERTSAKSGFRSLVSLLVIAALIAVGPLAFGGKVKNDLTLGAKLGSEPAILINMYKLLIEEDTDLSVGLKPNLGKTDLVFSALEEGSIDIYPEFTGTAIVSLLDEQAESNKPDEVYQQAKSGMSETYDMAFLEPMQFNNTYAVATTQELAEQYELETIGDLKRVEDQITAGFTLEFNDRQDGYQGMKEVYDLNLGEVRTMDPGLRQGAISSGDVDVIDAYATAGYMVDLNLKVLEDPENLFPPYQGAPLMRQETLDRYPEIEDVLNQLGGKITGDQMREMNYAVDFEDRSPEEVAREFLIEEGLIEE, translated from the coding sequence ATGATTGGTTTCATCAATGTTTTCATGCAAAGACAAAACGTCCTTTGGGAAAAGATATGGGAACACTTACAGATTTCGATCATTGCTTTAGTGATCGCCACTCTTATTTCAGTTCCGCTCGGTCTTTTGTTGACGAGAAAACAAAAGGTTGCAGAGCCGATCATCGGTGTAACAGCTATATTGCAGACCATACCCAGCTTAGCAGTTTTAGCTTTCCTGATTCCGTTTTTCGGAATCGGTCAAACACCTGCCATTATCGCACTGGCAGCTTATGGTCTTTTACCTATTTTACGAAACACATACACTGGAATCAAGGAAGTCAATCCAGCTTTGCAGGAGGCAGCTACGGGGATGGGAATGAATTCATTCAGGCGTCTTTCAAGAGTTGAACTCCCCTTAGCTATGCCTGTTATCATGGCAGGTATCCGGACTTCTATGGTACTGATTGTTGGAACGACCACCATTGCTGCTCTTATAGGGGCAGGAGGACTGGGGGATCTGATTCTGTTAGGGCTGGATCGTGGAGGAGATGTGAACCTCATTTTACTAGGGGCTATTCCAGCGGCATTATTAGCCATTATACTTGATCTCATTCTGCGTCTTTTTGAACGTACTTCGGCCAAATCAGGATTCAGGTCGTTAGTCAGTCTACTGGTAATTGCAGCTTTGATCGCTGTCGGGCCGTTAGCGTTTGGCGGAAAAGTGAAAAACGATTTGACACTAGGGGCTAAGTTAGGATCAGAACCAGCGATTCTCATCAATATGTATAAATTACTGATTGAAGAAGATACAGATTTAAGTGTCGGTTTAAAACCGAACTTAGGCAAAACGGATTTGGTCTTCAGTGCTTTGGAAGAAGGAAGTATTGATATCTATCCGGAATTTACTGGTACAGCTATCGTTTCATTATTGGACGAGCAGGCAGAAAGCAATAAACCTGATGAAGTGTATCAGCAAGCGAAAAGTGGCATGTCCGAAACTTATGATATGGCTTTCCTTGAACCGATGCAGTTCAATAACACTTATGCTGTAGCGACGACTCAAGAGCTTGCTGAACAATACGAGCTAGAAACGATCGGTGATCTGAAGCGGGTGGAAGACCAAATAACAGCTGGTTTCACTTTAGAATTCAATGATCGTCAAGATGGATATCAAGGCATGAAAGAAGTGTATGACCTTAATTTGGGAGAAGTCCGTACGATGGATCCCGGCTTGCGCCAAGGTGCCATTTCAAGTGGAGATGTAGATGTCATTGATGCCTATGCTACGGCTGGATATATGGTCGATTTGAATTTGAAAGTCTTAGAAGATCCAGAAAATCTCTTTCCACCTTATCAAGGGGCACCGCTCATGAGACAGGAAACGTTAGATCGTTATCCAGAGATTGAAGATGTTCTGAATCAGCTGGGCGGTAAGATTACTGGAGACCAAATGAGGGAAATGAACTATGCCGTTGATTTTGAAGACAGGTCTCCTGAAGAAGTAGCTCGTGAGTTTCTCATCGAGGAAGGTTTGATTGAAGAATAG
- a CDS encoding ABC transporter ATP-binding protein, whose protein sequence is MITFTDVTKTYPDGTTALKNIDLEVQKGELLTLIGPSGCGKTTMMKMVNRLIHPSAGTITIHNKDIREYNIHELRWNIGYVLQEIALFPHMTIEENISIVPEMKKWKKKDLTKRIGELMEMVGLEPEKHRKRMPSELSGGQQQRVGVIRALAADPDIILMDEPFSALDPISREQLQKDIRQLQQEIQKTIVFVTHDMDEAMALGDRVCLMKEGEVIQLDTPQNLILKPANSFVKDFIGSRKTPWQTAVDVMVDQTRNKISTIEDYESGLIPEKGTYVLNGNDETYAGAVEDGKRVELPPLQNGMILKEAVNIFEETGHRVLPVMKGERLIGTLSYRDIVLYLKEHSRQEDEVVQK, encoded by the coding sequence ATGATTACGTTCACTGATGTGACAAAAACATATCCAGACGGGACGACAGCTTTGAAAAACATCGATTTGGAGGTGCAAAAAGGAGAGCTGCTTACTTTAATAGGACCAAGTGGATGCGGAAAAACGACAATGATGAAGATGGTAAACCGCCTCATCCATCCAAGCGCAGGGACCATTACTATACATAATAAAGATATTAGAGAATATAACATTCACGAATTACGCTGGAATATTGGTTATGTATTGCAGGAAATTGCACTTTTTCCGCATATGACGATTGAAGAAAATATTTCGATTGTCCCTGAAATGAAAAAATGGAAGAAAAAAGACTTGACGAAGCGGATCGGCGAGTTGATGGAAATGGTAGGTCTTGAACCGGAGAAGCATCGAAAAAGAATGCCTAGTGAGCTTTCTGGTGGTCAACAACAGCGGGTGGGGGTCATCAGAGCTTTGGCCGCAGATCCTGATATCATCCTCATGGATGAACCATTCAGTGCTCTTGATCCTATCAGCCGTGAACAATTGCAAAAAGACATCCGGCAGCTTCAACAGGAAATACAAAAGACCATCGTTTTTGTGACACATGACATGGATGAAGCGATGGCTCTCGGGGACCGGGTGTGCCTAATGAAAGAAGGGGAGGTCATTCAGTTAGACACCCCGCAAAATCTAATTCTGAAACCTGCTAATTCGTTCGTAAAAGACTTCATAGGAAGCAGGAAAACACCTTGGCAAACTGCTGTCGATGTGATGGTTGATCAAACGAGGAATAAAATTTCCACTATAGAAGATTATGAGAGTGGGCTAATTCCAGAAAAAGGGACCTATGTTCTGAATGGTAACGATGAGACATATGCCGGAGCAGTGGAAGATGGCAAGAGAGTGGAGTTACCTCCTCTTCAAAATGGAATGATCCTTAAAGAGGCGGTCAATATATTTGAAGAGACAGGGCATCGGGTGCTGCCTGTCATGAAAGGTGAACGTCTGATCGGGACGCTCTCTTACAGGGATATTGTGCTATACCTCAAGGAACATTCCAGACAGGAAGATGAGGTGGTGCAAAAATGA